A stretch of Cytophagales bacterium DNA encodes these proteins:
- a CDS encoding PhnD/SsuA/transferrin family substrate-binding protein, whose translation MIVLLSVCILSCQKAKQPIRIATYTYATNNRINNLTHFAKALEAEMKRPVEVQSYPDVASFIEGIKSDQVDVGFINTLGYLLLARDNEYMDPIATLKVKEDAVDNYKTVLLTNNERVTDLEAISANANTLSMMFVAPGSTSGNLVPRLMLSAIGIKQPEATFSKVAYGGNHTSTFDLLKEGVTDLCAIGSNEYYKQIAADSSLGASTQLLWISEEIPLGPVLLNKRFSSSDRTRMTALILKLHEADPQALASIKDGWSEAKQAEKFHAITDKYYDNFRMVNGNRTDLSNILKQFVQ comes from the coding sequence ATGATAGTCCTGCTGTCTGTTTGTATACTTTCTTGCCAAAAAGCAAAACAACCCATTCGAATAGCCACTTATACCTATGCAACCAACAACCGGATCAATAATTTAACTCATTTTGCAAAAGCTTTAGAAGCTGAAATGAAAAGACCTGTTGAAGTACAAAGCTATCCTGATGTTGCATCATTCATCGAAGGCATAAAATCGGATCAGGTCGACGTAGGTTTCATCAATACCTTAGGATATTTACTCCTGGCGCGGGACAATGAATATATGGACCCAATCGCTACGCTAAAGGTAAAAGAAGATGCTGTAGACAATTACAAAACTGTTCTTTTAACAAATAATGAAAGGGTGACGGACCTGGAGGCAATATCAGCAAACGCCAATACCTTATCCATGATGTTCGTTGCACCTGGGTCTACTTCTGGTAATTTGGTACCCAGGCTTATGCTAAGTGCGATAGGCATAAAGCAGCCTGAAGCTACTTTCAGTAAAGTAGCGTATGGAGGTAATCATACCTCCACTTTTGATCTATTGAAAGAAGGAGTAACTGATCTATGTGCCATAGGCAGCAATGAATATTACAAGCAAATCGCGGCTGATTCAAGTTTAGGTGCATCAACCCAATTGCTGTGGATTTCCGAAGAAATTCCTCTGGGACCAGTTTTATTAAACAAGCGCTTTTCATCGTCTGACCGAACCAGAATGACAGCATTGATCCTGAAACTCCACGAAGCGGACCCCCAGGCACTGGCATCCATCAAAGATGGTTGGTCCGAGGCAAAACAGGCAGAAAAGTTTCATGCCATCACCGACAAGTATTACGATAACTTTCGCATGGTAAACGGTAATCGTACCGACCTGTCGAACATATTGAAACAATTTGTACAGTAA
- a CDS encoding AraC family transcriptional regulator, which produces MEQALQTDYKIRINRVFEYIETHLDGDLSLGTLAEIGYFSSFHFHRVFKAITSETVNEYVTRKRLERSALDLLHKDQGISEVALKYGFNDNSSFTRAFKKFYGSSPSAFRKDHPHRFSKIRQLESKNGQSYPDQEKYLRVIDKLKNWISMNAKIKVEEMPAMELAYVACTGPENMPAAYQKLIRWATPKGLIEGGKLVTIYYDSYKVTESSKVRMSACLLLNQPTETDGEIGLTSIKSGKCIIGSFEIGMHEYEQSWTGLFVWMNENGYQKADREPFEIYHNDFNQHPEKKSIVDFCIPVF; this is translated from the coding sequence TTGGAGCAAGCACTACAAACCGATTACAAAATTCGGATCAACCGGGTTTTTGAATACATTGAAACCCATCTGGATGGCGACCTCTCGCTAGGTACCCTGGCAGAAATTGGATATTTCTCCTCGTTTCATTTTCATCGGGTTTTTAAAGCCATTACCAGCGAAACCGTCAATGAATATGTGACCAGAAAGCGATTGGAAAGGTCGGCATTGGACTTACTCCATAAAGATCAGGGCATTTCAGAGGTCGCCCTGAAGTATGGTTTCAATGACAACTCCTCATTTACCCGAGCCTTTAAAAAGTTTTACGGTTCCAGCCCTTCAGCGTTTAGAAAAGACCATCCGCATCGGTTTAGCAAGATTCGTCAACTAGAAAGCAAGAATGGTCAAAGCTACCCTGACCAGGAAAAATACCTTCGTGTCATTGATAAACTTAAAAATTGGATTTCCATGAATGCGAAGATCAAAGTTGAAGAAATGCCTGCAATGGAGTTGGCCTATGTGGCCTGTACCGGACCTGAGAACATGCCTGCGGCCTATCAGAAGCTTATCCGTTGGGCTACACCAAAGGGCTTAATCGAAGGTGGTAAGCTCGTAACGATCTACTATGACAGTTACAAAGTGACGGAATCAAGCAAAGTGCGAATGAGTGCTTGTCTACTCCTGAATCAACCAACAGAAACTGACGGTGAAATTGGACTTACTTCTATCAAATCGGGAAAATGTATCATTGGTAGTTTTGAAATTGGCATGCATGAATATGAGCAATCCTGGACGGGACTATTTGTTTGGATGAACGAAAACGGTTATCAAAAGGCGGATCGTGAACCCTTCGAAATCTATCACAACGACTTCAATCAGCACCCGGAGAAGAAATCCATCGTAGATTTCTGTATTCCTGTTTTTTGA
- a CDS encoding DUF922 domain-containing protein: MLKLFILFLGLSPIFVEAQIKRGQLIYWSRERQLQWSDFRYREPVSIHTANASTAIRISVDPYEKDDLPDYQITFRFNRSLSWTTDSTSLDLLKHEQYHFDIYELYARRIRASILALRDAGVEDKEKYTNEITRLLNECKLFQEEYDKQTAHGFIKTQQESWQVRVDYLLSELQELSTENTILAATDP; encoded by the coding sequence ATGTTAAAACTCTTCATTCTCTTCCTCGGCCTGTCTCCCATATTCGTAGAAGCTCAAATCAAAAGAGGCCAATTAATCTATTGGTCGCGAGAACGCCAATTACAATGGTCGGACTTTAGGTATAGAGAACCCGTGAGTATTCATACAGCAAATGCATCAACCGCCATAAGAATCTCCGTCGATCCGTATGAAAAGGATGATCTTCCGGACTATCAAATCACCTTCAGATTCAATCGCAGCCTTTCCTGGACCACCGACAGCACTTCTCTCGATTTGCTAAAGCACGAACAATACCACTTTGACATTTATGAGCTTTATGCCAGGAGGATTCGAGCGAGCATTCTAGCATTGAGAGATGCTGGAGTTGAGGATAAGGAAAAGTATACCAATGAGATCACACGATTACTGAATGAATGCAAGTTATTTCAAGAAGAATATGACAAGCAAACGGCTCATGGGTTTATAAAAACGCAACAAGAATCATGGCAGGTTCGTGTTGATTACCTACTCAGTGAACTGCAGGAATTATCAACTGAAAACACAATTCTTGCGGCTACTGATCCCTAA